One Fontisphaera persica DNA window includes the following coding sequences:
- a CDS encoding DUF4838 domain-containing protein has translation MPASAALTLASRGKAHVPIIQQAGATAPERHAARELQDALQRITGAAFSLVEASNTAPANAIIIGAGPLARRYFPEVPLESFGAEEMVIKTKGGRLLLAGGRPRGTLYAVSQFLQQHCGVRWWTPWAADYPPRKELKLGALNQRYAPVFESRDPYWYVAFNKEWAVRNFSNSQSAGIPDELGGSIRYKGFVHTFYPLIPPEKYFAQHPEWFSMVKGQRTNVHGQLCLTNPQLREEVVARVRQWLKESPQARIVSISQNDWYGYCECPECKALDEAEGSPAGTLLAFINYIAEKLEPEFPQVAFDTLAYQYTRKPPRTLKPRPNVIIRLCSIECNFREPLDHPSNASFAADIQGWAKICNRLYIWDYTTDFAHYVQPHPNWFVLGPNVRFFARHNVKGLFEQGAYQSHGSEMAELRAWVLAQLLWNPFQDDRALIREFLHGYYGDAAIPIEMYLNLMHQASQGYNLTCFSRTDTPFHHFRYLSQAQKLWDEALVRVRGNRELERRVEVGRLPLGYVWLSRWEKLRKECADMGADWPLPASRKAYAEQWVEKAKGDPAAPWTQVRLLNESGLTPQKFLERFAQDPPP, from the coding sequence ATGCCGGCCTCCGCCGCGCTGACTCTTGCTTCTCGCGGCAAGGCCCACGTCCCAATTATTCAGCAAGCCGGCGCCACGGCGCCGGAGCGCCACGCGGCGCGCGAATTGCAAGACGCCTTGCAGCGCATCACCGGCGCCGCTTTCTCGCTCGTTGAAGCCTCCAACACGGCGCCCGCCAACGCCATCATCATTGGAGCGGGGCCGTTGGCGCGCAGGTATTTCCCGGAAGTGCCGCTCGAATCTTTTGGCGCGGAAGAGATGGTCATCAAAACCAAAGGCGGGCGGCTGCTGCTGGCGGGCGGGCGTCCGCGCGGGACGTTGTACGCGGTGAGCCAGTTTTTGCAACAGCATTGCGGCGTGCGCTGGTGGACGCCCTGGGCCGCGGATTATCCGCCGCGCAAGGAGCTGAAGCTGGGGGCGCTGAATCAGCGTTATGCGCCGGTGTTTGAGTCGCGCGACCCGTACTGGTACGTGGCTTTCAACAAGGAATGGGCGGTGCGCAATTTCTCCAACAGCCAGAGCGCGGGGATTCCTGACGAACTGGGCGGCAGCATTCGGTACAAGGGTTTTGTGCACACGTTCTATCCGCTCATCCCGCCCGAAAAGTATTTTGCGCAGCATCCGGAGTGGTTCAGCATGGTCAAAGGCCAGCGCACCAATGTGCATGGCCAGTTATGCCTCACCAACCCCCAGTTGCGCGAGGAGGTGGTGGCCCGCGTGCGTCAGTGGCTCAAAGAATCGCCCCAGGCCCGCATTGTGTCCATCTCGCAAAATGACTGGTACGGCTACTGTGAATGCCCGGAGTGCAAGGCGCTGGACGAAGCCGAAGGCAGCCCCGCCGGCACGCTGCTGGCGTTTATCAACTACATCGCTGAAAAGCTGGAGCCGGAATTTCCGCAGGTGGCTTTCGACACGCTGGCCTATCAATACACCCGCAAACCGCCGCGCACGTTGAAACCGCGCCCCAATGTGATCATCCGGCTGTGCTCCATCGAATGCAATTTCCGCGAGCCGCTGGACCATCCCTCCAACGCCTCCTTTGCGGCGGACATCCAGGGCTGGGCCAAAATCTGCAACCGGCTTTACATTTGGGATTATACCACGGATTTTGCGCATTATGTGCAGCCGCATCCCAACTGGTTTGTGCTGGGTCCCAACGTGCGGTTCTTTGCGCGGCACAACGTCAAGGGCCTGTTTGAGCAGGGGGCCTACCAAAGCCACGGCTCCGAAATGGCCGAGTTGCGCGCCTGGGTGCTGGCGCAGTTGCTGTGGAATCCGTTTCAGGATGACCGGGCGCTCATCCGCGAATTTCTGCATGGGTATTACGGGGACGCCGCCATTCCCATTGAGATGTATCTCAACCTGATGCACCAGGCTTCGCAGGGGTACAACCTCACCTGCTTCTCGCGCACCGACACTCCCTTCCACCATTTCCGCTATTTATCGCAGGCGCAGAAGTTATGGGACGAAGCCCTGGTGCGCGTGCGCGGCAACCGCGAGCTGGAGCGGCGCGTGGAAGTGGGGCGGCTGCCGCTGGGCTATGTCTGGCTGAGCCGCTGGGAGAAACTGCGCAAAGAATGCGCCGACATGGGCGCCGACTGGCCGCTGCCGGCCTCGCGCAAGGCGTATGCCGAGCAGTGGGTGGAAAAAGCCAAAGGCGACCCCGCCGCGCCGTGGACGCAGGTGCGCTTGCTGAACGAAAGCGGCCTGACCCCGCAAAAATTCCTCGAACGCTTCGCCCAGGACCCGCCGCCATGA
- a CDS encoding ParA family protein, whose protein sequence is MKAPVLTFFNNKGGVGKTSLAYHLSWMFAELGLRVLAVDLDPQANLTAAFLPDEEVEQLWDGPVSTPATIFGCVQPLTEVGDLRSPALQHIAPKLALLPGDLNLSGFEENLSAEWPHALGSQNFYRPFRVLSAFWQVMQLGVSQMKADLVVVDIGPNLGAINRSALIATDYVVIPLAPDLYSLQGLRNLGPTLRRWRKEWQDRLERWKAPQFELPHGRMQPAGYVAQQQSVRLDRPVRAYERWLERMPGEYRQSVLAEASAAAPPLRDDVYCLATLKHFHSLMPMAHEARKPIFHLTVADGAIGAHALAVQEARRDYETLARRILDTVGVSPAPPAEPGQPPSGG, encoded by the coding sequence ATGAAGGCGCCGGTATTAACCTTTTTTAACAACAAGGGGGGAGTGGGCAAAACCTCCCTGGCCTACCACCTTTCCTGGATGTTCGCCGAATTGGGGCTGCGGGTGCTGGCGGTGGATTTGGATCCCCAAGCCAATCTGACGGCGGCTTTCCTCCCTGACGAAGAGGTGGAACAGCTTTGGGACGGACCGGTTTCCACCCCTGCCACCATCTTTGGCTGTGTGCAGCCTTTAACCGAAGTGGGCGACCTCCGTTCCCCCGCCCTGCAGCATATTGCCCCCAAGCTGGCGCTGCTGCCGGGCGATTTGAATCTATCCGGCTTTGAGGAAAACCTCTCGGCCGAATGGCCCCATGCTTTGGGCAGTCAGAATTTTTATCGTCCGTTTCGAGTGCTGAGCGCCTTCTGGCAGGTCATGCAACTGGGGGTGTCACAGATGAAAGCCGATTTGGTGGTGGTGGATATCGGCCCCAACCTTGGCGCGATTAATCGCTCAGCTTTGATTGCCACGGATTATGTGGTCATCCCGCTGGCGCCGGATTTGTACTCACTCCAGGGACTGCGCAACCTTGGTCCCACCTTGCGGCGCTGGCGCAAGGAATGGCAGGACCGCCTGGAAAGATGGAAGGCGCCGCAGTTTGAATTGCCGCATGGTCGGATGCAACCTGCGGGTTATGTCGCCCAACAACAAAGTGTCAGGTTGGACCGTCCGGTGCGCGCCTATGAGCGCTGGCTGGAACGCATGCCGGGAGAATATCGCCAAAGTGTGCTGGCCGAGGCCTCCGCTGCCGCCCCCCCGCTGCGGGATGATGTTTATTGCCTTGCCACCTTGAAGCATTTTCACAGCCTTATGCCCATGGCCCATGAGGCCCGCAAGCCTATCTTCCACTTAACAGTTGCTGATGGTGCCATTGGCGCCCATGCCTTGGCAGTGCAGGAGGCGCGCCGCGATTATGAGACTCTGGCGCGCCGAATTCTGGACACGGTGGGCGTCTCCCCCGCTCCCCCCGCGGAGCCGGGGCAGCCCCCGTCCGGCGGCTGA
- a CDS encoding ATP-binding protein has product MNWTDAELEALLRDLESQRVERKASLSDGDKVREAICAFANDLEDTRQPGVLFIGARDDGSPAGLPITDELLRTLADMKTDGNLLPPPSLSVEKRVLRGAEMAVVSVLPSDSPPVRFKGRIWVRTGPRRAIATAQDERILNEKRRYRDLPFDLHPLRQAALEDLDSSFFLRDYLPRAFAPDVLETNERSLVERLAACRMIFTPSEPYPTVNGMLTLGKRARDYLPCAYVQFLRIDGVTLSEPIKDAETIDGPLHQMLDRLDEKMKANIQTQIDIQSGSVERRKPDYPLAALQQLTRNAIMHRSYEATHAPVRVTWFNDRIEIQNPGGPYGQVTCQNFGQPGITDYRNPHLAESLKVLGYVQRFGVGIALAQDSLRKNGNPPARFTPTPAHVHVEIRKSA; this is encoded by the coding sequence ATGAACTGGACGGATGCAGAACTGGAAGCACTGCTCCGGGACTTGGAATCTCAGCGGGTGGAGCGCAAGGCGTCCTTGTCGGATGGGGACAAGGTGCGCGAGGCCATTTGTGCGTTCGCCAATGATCTGGAGGATACCAGGCAGCCGGGGGTTTTATTCATTGGGGCCAGGGACGATGGCTCACCCGCAGGCCTGCCCATCACGGATGAATTACTGCGCACCCTGGCAGACATGAAAACCGATGGCAACCTCCTGCCTCCTCCCAGCCTGAGCGTGGAAAAACGGGTGCTGCGGGGCGCAGAGATGGCTGTAGTCAGCGTGCTGCCGTCAGACTCGCCGCCCGTCCGTTTCAAGGGACGCATCTGGGTGCGTACCGGGCCGCGGCGCGCCATTGCCACCGCGCAAGATGAACGCATTCTGAACGAAAAACGCCGTTATCGGGATTTGCCCTTTGACCTGCATCCCCTGCGGCAGGCGGCGTTGGAGGACTTGGACAGCAGCTTTTTTTTGCGGGATTATTTGCCCCGCGCTTTTGCCCCCGATGTGCTCGAAACCAACGAGCGCTCGCTGGTGGAACGGCTGGCGGCCTGCCGGATGATTTTCACCCCCTCCGAGCCGTATCCCACCGTGAATGGCATGTTGACGCTGGGCAAGCGAGCGCGTGATTATCTGCCCTGTGCTTATGTGCAATTCCTGCGGATTGACGGGGTAACCTTGTCCGAGCCCATCAAAGACGCCGAAACCATAGACGGCCCCCTGCATCAGATGTTGGACCGGCTGGATGAAAAGATGAAGGCCAACATCCAGACGCAGATTGACATCCAATCCGGCTCGGTGGAAAGACGCAAACCTGATTATCCGCTGGCGGCGCTGCAACAATTGACCCGCAATGCCATCATGCATCGCAGTTACGAAGCCACCCATGCGCCGGTGCGGGTGACCTGGTTCAACGACCGCATTGAAATCCAAAATCCGGGCGGGCCTTATGGCCAGGTTACCTGCCAGAATTTTGGCCAGCCGGGCATCACCGATTACCGGAATCCGCATCTGGCCGAGTCCTTGAAGGTCCTGGGTTACGTGCAGCGTTTTGGAGTGGGCATTGCGCTCGCGCAGGACAGCTTGAGAAAAAATGGCAATCCTCCGGCCCGCTTTACTCCCACGCCAGCGCACGTGCATGTCGAAATAAGAAAAAGTGCATGA
- a CDS encoding lysophospholipid acyltransferase family protein: protein MPEPPAPMKPWYWLGWSLTRLVSHGYFGLTAYHPERVPARGPCIVAANHASYFDPFCLGAEVRRELYFLARSSAFRFPLSFLLPRVNAVPVDRDGGGMKGLLQIMDILAQGHAITLFPEGTRSPDGQLQRARPGIGLIVIKSGAPVVPVRIFGSYEAWNRHMKLPRPRRLQVKYGQPLNFEALRAEAPTASKDRLKAIYQEVADQIMAAIAALQPQRDEP from the coding sequence ATGCCGGAGCCGCCTGCCCCCATGAAGCCGTGGTACTGGCTGGGCTGGAGCCTGACCCGCCTGGTCAGCCACGGTTATTTTGGCCTGACCGCCTATCACCCGGAGCGTGTGCCCGCCCGCGGACCATGCATTGTGGCGGCCAATCATGCCAGTTACTTTGACCCGTTTTGCCTCGGCGCCGAGGTGCGCCGCGAATTGTATTTTCTGGCGCGCTCGTCCGCCTTCCGCTTTCCGCTCTCCTTCCTTTTGCCTCGCGTCAATGCCGTGCCGGTGGACCGCGACGGCGGCGGCATGAAAGGATTGCTCCAAATCATGGACATTCTCGCCCAGGGCCATGCCATCACCCTCTTTCCCGAAGGCACGCGCAGCCCGGATGGGCAGTTACAGCGCGCCCGGCCCGGCATTGGCTTGATTGTCATCAAGTCTGGCGCGCCGGTGGTGCCGGTGCGCATCTTTGGCTCCTACGAGGCATGGAATCGGCACATGAAACTGCCCCGCCCGCGGCGGTTGCAAGTCAAGTATGGCCAGCCCTTGAATTTTGAAGCCTTGCGGGCCGAAGCGCCGACAGCCTCGAAAGACCGCCTGAAGGCAATCTACCAGGAAGTGGCCGATCAAATTATGGCCGCCATCGCCGCCCTCCAACCGCAGCGCGACGAGCCATGA
- the cmk gene encoding (d)CMP kinase produces the protein MKTPIVIAIDGTSASGKSTNARLVARKLGFVYVDTGAMYRTLAWYCLQHGVDVQDPKAVAEACRRWKTTLECVEQDGLRAVRLLVNGYYPEREIRTAETSAAVPHVAAVPKVREWMKKTQRSCARFGPLVMEGRDIGSNVFPDTDYKFYLDASLAERTRRRNADGVQENLAARDQRDSQRSAAPLMVPLGAVVIDNSGETPEQTSARIIAEFERRRGARE, from the coding sequence TTGAAAACACCGATTGTCATTGCCATTGACGGCACCAGCGCCAGCGGCAAGAGCACTAATGCCCGCCTGGTGGCGCGGAAACTGGGCTTTGTTTATGTGGACACCGGGGCCATGTATCGCACACTGGCCTGGTATTGTTTGCAGCACGGCGTGGATGTGCAGGACCCCAAGGCCGTGGCCGAGGCCTGCCGCCGCTGGAAAACCACCCTCGAATGCGTGGAGCAGGACGGCTTGCGCGCCGTGCGCCTGCTGGTCAACGGGTATTACCCCGAGCGGGAAATCCGCACTGCCGAAACCAGCGCCGCCGTGCCCCATGTGGCTGCCGTGCCCAAAGTGCGGGAATGGATGAAAAAAACGCAGCGGTCATGCGCCCGTTTCGGGCCATTGGTCATGGAAGGGCGGGATATTGGCTCCAACGTTTTTCCGGACACCGACTACAAATTCTACCTCGACGCCTCGCTGGCCGAGCGCACCCGCCGCCGCAACGCCGACGGCGTGCAGGAAAATCTGGCCGCCCGCGACCAGCGGGACAGCCAGCGGTCCGCGGCCCCTTTGATGGTGCCGCTGGGCGCGGTGGTGATTGACAACTCCGGCGAAACTCCGGAGCAAACCTCCGCCCGCATCATCGCCGAATTCGAGCGCCGCCGCGGCGCCAGGGAGTAA
- a CDS encoding 3-phosphoshikimate 1-carboxyvinyltransferase codes for MSLPDLLEITPLRALPRAEITVPGSKSLTNRALVLAALGVGQTTLQGALWSEDTQVMVEALRRLGWTVNVEADASEPANRRIHVQGLGGQVPPGGSHQHPLELFTGNAGTAARFLTALVCLGSGWYRLHGVPRMHERPQAELFTALRSLGYRLESPNDRLPVLIQGGGPRPGQCRVSIQESSQFASALLLCASAGGWQVSVEGANADEAPYVEMTRALCGIFPRAGGNFVIEPDASSGSYFYAVNALWEAHGPDWPVRVRHWPASGWQVDARFPELLPLRRPLSRATDLGDSIMTAIVLAPFARHPLAFVDLGRLRVQECERVQALRTELTKCGAVVREKGDSLEFVPGPLHGAEIETYQDHRMAMCFAVLGLKVPGIRLRQPACVKKSFPNFFQKLALPPPAGLGAVLRDARSGRVLPPEELTAE; via the coding sequence ATGTCATTGCCCGACCTGCTGGAAATCACCCCGTTGCGCGCCCTGCCGCGCGCGGAAATCACAGTGCCCGGCTCCAAAAGCCTGACCAACCGCGCGCTGGTGCTCGCCGCGCTGGGCGTCGGCCAGACCACCCTGCAGGGCGCCTTATGGAGCGAGGATACCCAAGTGATGGTGGAGGCGTTGCGGCGGCTGGGCTGGACGGTGAATGTAGAGGCCGATGCCAGCGAGCCGGCCAATCGCCGCATCCACGTGCAGGGCCTGGGCGGACAAGTGCCGCCGGGAGGCTCGCATCAACACCCTCTCGAATTATTCACGGGCAATGCCGGCACGGCGGCGCGGTTTTTGACCGCGCTGGTGTGCCTGGGCAGCGGGTGGTACCGCCTGCACGGCGTGCCACGCATGCATGAGCGTCCCCAGGCCGAATTATTTACCGCCCTGCGCAGTTTGGGCTACCGCCTCGAGTCCCCCAATGACCGCCTGCCGGTCTTGATTCAAGGGGGCGGGCCGCGGCCCGGCCAGTGCCGGGTCAGCATCCAGGAAAGCTCCCAATTTGCCTCGGCCCTGTTGTTGTGCGCCAGCGCGGGCGGCTGGCAGGTGAGCGTGGAAGGCGCCAATGCCGATGAAGCGCCCTACGTGGAAATGACCCGCGCTTTGTGCGGGATATTTCCCCGCGCGGGCGGCAACTTTGTCATTGAACCGGATGCTTCCAGCGGCAGTTATTTCTATGCGGTCAACGCGCTCTGGGAGGCGCACGGGCCGGACTGGCCAGTGCGGGTGCGGCATTGGCCCGCCTCCGGCTGGCAGGTGGATGCCCGCTTTCCCGAGTTGCTGCCGTTGCGCCGGCCGCTTTCGCGGGCCACGGACCTGGGGGACAGCATCATGACGGCCATCGTGCTGGCGCCCTTTGCCCGGCATCCGCTGGCCTTCGTGGACCTCGGCCGCCTGCGGGTGCAGGAATGCGAGCGCGTGCAGGCCCTGCGCACCGAATTAACCAAGTGCGGCGCCGTGGTGCGGGAGAAAGGAGATTCGCTGGAGTTCGTGCCCGGGCCTTTGCATGGCGCGGAAATTGAAACGTATCAGGACCACCGCATGGCCATGTGCTTCGCCGTGCTGGGATTGAAAGTCCCGGGCATCCGCCTGCGCCAGCCGGCCTGCGTGAAAAAATCCTTTCCCAACTTTTTTCAAAAGCTGGCCCTGCCGCCGCCGGCGGGATTGGGCGCAGTGCTGCGGGATGCCCGGAGCGGGCGGGTCTTGCCACCGGAAGAATTGACGGCAGAATAG
- a CDS encoding prephenate dehydrogenase: MWKQITLVGVGLLNGSIGLAARRHGLAGRIMGLVRREASVAECRRLGVVDEATLDDATALRGADFIILGTPVRQMRELAHRLAPHVRRGAVITDVGSVKGRLVSDLEEVFRARRAHFIGSHPMAGGEQMGPAAARADLFQSAKCVLTPTARSSRTALGRVRQFWEALGCQVLLLPPDTHDQLVSRASHLPHVTAAALARLVLAPGAPAQQAALCATGFRDTTRVASGSPEMWRDIALENHAALGAALEEFMRELRIFQRLLRRQDAEGLQEYFAEAKRRRDQWLAAVPVSPSPE; the protein is encoded by the coding sequence ATGTGGAAACAAATCACGTTGGTGGGCGTGGGCTTGTTGAATGGCTCGATTGGTCTGGCGGCGCGCCGTCACGGCCTGGCCGGCCGCATTATGGGATTGGTGCGCCGTGAGGCCAGCGTGGCCGAATGCCGCCGCCTGGGCGTGGTGGACGAGGCGACGCTGGACGACGCCACGGCCCTCCGCGGGGCGGATTTCATCATTCTGGGCACGCCTGTGCGCCAGATGCGGGAGCTGGCCCACCGCCTGGCGCCGCATGTGCGACGCGGGGCCGTCATCACAGACGTGGGCAGTGTGAAAGGCCGGCTGGTGAGCGATTTGGAGGAGGTCTTTCGCGCCCGCCGCGCCCATTTTATTGGCAGTCACCCCATGGCCGGGGGCGAGCAAATGGGGCCGGCCGCGGCGCGGGCCGATTTATTTCAGTCGGCCAAATGCGTCTTGACCCCCACGGCGCGCTCCTCGCGGACGGCGCTGGGGCGGGTGCGCCAGTTTTGGGAGGCGCTGGGGTGCCAGGTGCTGCTGCTGCCGCCCGACACGCATGACCAACTGGTATCCCGCGCCAGCCATCTGCCGCACGTTACCGCAGCGGCGCTGGCCCGGCTGGTATTGGCGCCCGGCGCGCCGGCGCAACAGGCCGCCCTGTGCGCCACAGGCTTTCGCGATACCACCCGCGTGGCCAGCGGCTCCCCGGAAATGTGGCGCGATATTGCCCTGGAAAATCACGCAGCTCTGGGGGCCGCCCTGGAGGAGTTCATGCGCGAGTTGCGTATTTTCCAGCGATTGCTGCGCCGGCAGGATGCCGAGGGTTTGCAGGAGTATTTTGCGGAAGCCAAACGGCGGCGCGACCAATGGCTGGCAGCCGTGCCGGTCTCGCCTTCGCCGGAGTAA
- a CDS encoding glycoside hydrolase — MKTFWVIAALGGLLLNAHGAIIITNGGFEAGLGGWRTWSRETGALQASPDTAAPHSGKAALRLQHTGQQDWCLEPLVRLKVQAGDLYEYTAWLKLPEDGNAVLCLSTWDAEGRVVDWSFAETSVPHGAAWKEIRARIVVPAGVTQIQPRLIGHGPAQLWVDDVAIEYRTNLMALRPPDLPASLQIQNRRLTVQFHTADATFHVQDRRTGQTWQQTPLAPGLLVKNAVRRGQVLEVALLHAALGLDLTATLRLEGDLPELSVELAATGSLPQALRYPHPFTSEAGQYLVVPMNEGISYPVEDASIELFRLIAYGGHGICMAFWGVTDGARGHMAIIETPDDAAIKLHRVQQKLLIAPEWDPQKRQFGYTRKLRYVFFDAGGHVAIAKRYLAYAQKIGRFKTLAEKRRENPHVDLLIGAVNVWCWERDAVALVKEMQAAGIERILWSNRQTPENLRALNALPGVLTSRYDIYQDVMNPEHFPRLRGVHSDWVTAAWPKDIIVGANGEFIRGWGVEAKDGSMIHCGVICDRQALAYARERIPAELTTHPYRCRFIDTTTAAPWHECYSPAHPMTRTESRQFKMELLRYVSQECKLVTGCETGHDASVPFLHYFEGMLSLGPYRVPDAGRRMSQIWTNVPERVAKFQVGHQYRLPLWELVYHDCVVAQWYWGDYNNKLPALWDKRDLFNLLYGTPPMFMFNRKLWEDHKARFVQSYRTICPTVRKVGYLEMVDHRFLTSDRAVQQTRFADGTTVTVNFGETPYRLPNGRMVGAMGYVVGR, encoded by the coding sequence ATGAAAACCTTCTGGGTCATCGCCGCTCTGGGCGGTTTGCTGTTAAACGCGCACGGCGCCATTATCATCACCAATGGCGGTTTTGAAGCAGGCCTCGGCGGCTGGCGCACCTGGAGCCGGGAAACCGGTGCGCTCCAGGCCAGTCCGGACACCGCTGCCCCGCATTCCGGCAAGGCCGCCCTGCGCCTGCAACACACCGGCCAACAGGATTGGTGTCTGGAGCCGCTGGTGCGCCTGAAGGTTCAGGCCGGTGATTTATACGAGTACACCGCCTGGCTCAAGCTGCCGGAGGACGGTAACGCCGTCCTGTGTCTTTCCACCTGGGACGCCGAGGGCCGCGTGGTGGACTGGTCCTTTGCCGAGACCTCCGTCCCACATGGGGCTGCATGGAAAGAAATCCGCGCGCGCATCGTCGTGCCGGCGGGGGTCACCCAGATTCAACCGCGGCTCATTGGACATGGCCCCGCCCAGCTCTGGGTGGATGATGTGGCCATCGAGTATCGCACCAATCTCATGGCGCTGCGGCCGCCAGATTTGCCAGCCAGCCTGCAAATCCAAAATCGGCGGCTGACCGTGCAATTCCACACAGCCGACGCCACGTTTCACGTGCAAGACCGGCGCACGGGACAGACCTGGCAGCAAACGCCGCTCGCGCCAGGGCTCCTGGTGAAAAACGCCGTGCGCCGCGGCCAGGTTCTCGAGGTTGCCCTGCTGCACGCCGCCCTGGGGCTGGACCTCACGGCCACGCTGCGGCTGGAGGGGGATTTGCCCGAGCTGAGCGTTGAATTGGCCGCCACCGGCTCGTTGCCGCAGGCCTTGCGGTATCCCCATCCCTTCACTTCCGAGGCCGGCCAATACCTGGTGGTGCCCATGAACGAAGGCATTTCCTACCCGGTGGAGGATGCGTCCATCGAGCTGTTCCGGCTGATTGCCTATGGCGGGCACGGCATTTGCATGGCGTTCTGGGGGGTCACCGATGGCGCGCGCGGCCACATGGCCATCATTGAAACGCCGGATGATGCCGCCATCAAACTTCACCGCGTGCAACAAAAGCTCCTCATCGCGCCTGAATGGGACCCACAGAAACGCCAGTTCGGCTACACGCGCAAATTGCGGTATGTGTTTTTTGATGCGGGCGGCCATGTGGCCATCGCCAAACGCTACCTCGCTTATGCGCAGAAAATCGGCCGGTTCAAAACCCTGGCGGAAAAACGGCGGGAAAATCCCCATGTGGACTTGTTGATTGGCGCGGTCAATGTGTGGTGCTGGGAGCGGGACGCGGTGGCCCTCGTCAAGGAAATGCAGGCGGCGGGCATCGAGCGCATTCTGTGGAGCAACCGCCAGACGCCCGAAAATCTGCGCGCGCTCAACGCGCTGCCCGGCGTGCTGACCAGCCGCTACGACATTTACCAGGACGTGATGAATCCCGAGCACTTTCCCCGCCTGCGCGGCGTGCATTCGGACTGGGTCACCGCGGCGTGGCCGAAGGACATCATCGTGGGCGCCAACGGCGAGTTCATCCGCGGCTGGGGCGTGGAGGCGAAGGACGGCTCCATGATTCATTGCGGGGTGATTTGCGACCGCCAGGCGCTGGCCTATGCCCGCGAGCGGATTCCCGCGGAGCTGACCACCCATCCCTATCGCTGCCGCTTTATTGACACCACCACCGCCGCGCCGTGGCATGAGTGTTACAGCCCGGCCCATCCCATGACCCGCACCGAAAGCCGCCAGTTCAAAATGGAGCTGCTCCGCTACGTCTCCCAGGAGTGCAAATTGGTCACGGGCTGCGAAACCGGGCACGACGCCTCCGTCCCCTTCCTCCATTATTTCGAGGGGATGCTCAGCCTGGGGCCATATCGCGTGCCGGATGCCGGCCGCCGCATGAGCCAGATTTGGACCAACGTGCCGGAGCGCGTTGCCAAGTTTCAAGTGGGTCATCAGTACCGGCTCCCGCTCTGGGAGCTGGTCTATCATGACTGCGTGGTGGCGCAGTGGTACTGGGGCGACTACAACAACAAATTGCCGGCCCTGTGGGACAAGCGGGATTTGTTCAACCTGCTTTACGGCACACCCCCGATGTTCATGTTCAATCGGAAATTGTGGGAGGACCACAAGGCCCGCTTCGTGCAAAGCTACCGGACGATTTGCCCCACCGTGCGCAAAGTCGGTTACCTGGAAATGGTGGACCACCGTTTCCTTACCTCAGACCGCGCCGTGCAACAAACACGGTTTGCCGACGGCACCACGGTGACGGTCAATTTCGGCGAAACTCCCTATCGCCTGCCCAATGGCCGCATGGTTGGCGCGATGGGCTATGTCGTGGGGAGGTAA
- a CDS encoding superoxide dismutase, with translation MLTRREALQRTLQVSVLAAAATQAPSLWAQAAPAGPYTLPPLPYPADALEPHIDAQTMQIHHGRHHQAYVNNANKALADYPQLAAKPVDELIRDLNAVPEAIRRTIQNNAGGHSNHSLFWLSLKKDGGLPKGELARALDARFGSYDKFKEALATAATTLFGSGWAWLSLDGKELRIEQTPNQDSPLMQGRIPLLGIDVWEHAYYLKYQNRRADYVNAFFNIINWDFVTERYLKALRG, from the coding sequence ATGTTGACACGTCGCGAAGCCCTGCAACGCACCTTGCAAGTCAGTGTCCTGGCGGCTGCCGCCACCCAGGCTCCGTCTTTGTGGGCGCAAGCCGCGCCCGCCGGCCCTTACACGCTGCCGCCGCTGCCGTATCCGGCGGATGCCCTGGAGCCGCATATTGATGCGCAAACCATGCAGATTCATCACGGGCGGCATCATCAGGCCTATGTCAACAACGCCAACAAGGCGCTGGCAGATTACCCGCAACTTGCCGCCAAGCCGGTGGACGAGTTGATTCGTGATTTGAACGCCGTGCCGGAGGCCATTCGCCGCACCATCCAAAACAACGCCGGCGGCCACAGCAATCACAGCCTTTTCTGGTTGTCGCTGAAGAAAGACGGCGGCCTGCCCAAGGGCGAGCTGGCCCGGGCCTTGGACGCCCGGTTTGGCAGTTACGACAAGTTCAAGGAAGCCCTGGCCACGGCGGCCACCACCCTGTTTGGCAGCGGCTGGGCCTGGCTTTCGCTGGACGGCAAGGAGCTGCGAATTGAACAGACCCCCAATCAGGACAGCCCGCTCATGCAGGGCCGTATCCCGCTCCTGGGCATTGATGTGTGGGAGCACGCCTATTACTTGAAATACCAGAATCGGCGCGCCGACTACGTCAACGCCTTTTTCAACATCATCAACTGGGACTTTGTAACGGAGCGTTACCTCAAGGCCCTGCGCGGATAA